GCTTTTATCTCATGTCTGAACGGGGGAACCCACAGGGGATGATCTTTGTAGATCTTCGTGGGCAGAGAAATAAAGTCTTTAACATCTCTTGTGCTGGATAATCTGGATATCTTTAACATCGATCTACACTCCAATATAAAGACTGACAACACTTTCAGATTCTAACACACCTGGTACTGGAGCGTTTTTTTGAAGAGATCAACGGATATCCAAATTTCTGGTATCGGAGATAAGCTCCGCGTATGGACCTTCCGAGATCAAACCGGTTGAACCATCAGACCTTATGAAAAAGTCGGGAGTGATGAGTATGTTTTTACCTTTAAATCCCGCTTTTATCCTTGTGTAGTCTCCGACGAAGACGTTACTGAGATCGACTCCCTCGCAAAGTTCACAGTTGGAACCTACCATAGTTGGCCCTTCAAGCCTTACGTTCCTTTCGATTTTGGTGTTGGCGCCTATGAAAACAGGCGTGATTATTTTGGCTGTCTTCTCGACGATCGTACCGATTCCCTTCCACAAACCTGAAGTGATCTCTTTACCCGATGGCTTGAAGCCCTTGATCTTTCCCTGAAGAGCCTGACCCAGTATCGATAAATAGTCGGAGTTTCTGCCGATGTCGAACCAGTCAATTTCAGTCGTGAAAGAATATACAGACTCCTTTCTCTTCACAAGATCGGGGAGAAGCTGGCTACCTATATCATAAAACGTTCCGGAAGGGATATATTTGAATACGGACGGTTCAAAGATGTAGATGCCTGTGTTGGCCATATTAGATCCGGCCTTTTCCAGGGAAGGTTTCTCCTGAAAGGAGCCTACACGGCCATATGAATCGCTTACCACTATTCCGTAATTGGAAACCTGCTCGTTAGGAACTTCTTTTGTCAGGATAGTTGCGATCGAACCTCTAGAGTTGTGAAAATCGAGAGCTGTTTTTAAGTCGAAATCTATGATCGCATCGCCACAGACCACAATAAAGGTTTCATCGAAAAAGGCAGAGCTGTCCTGGATTCTTCGCATGCCTCCTGCCGATCCGACCGGTTCGGCTATGAGTTGACCCTTCTCGAAATGACCCTCGAAAGAGTATCCTATTCTCACTCCGTACCTGTAACCACTTTTTAGGTAGTTTTGCATAACCCAGCCCAGGTGTGAAATGTTTATCATGATATCCCTGACTTCATGACGGGCGAGAAGCTCGATTATAAACTCGATTACAGGTTTCTCGATTATCGGAAGCATTGGCTTTGGAATCTTGTTGGTGAGCGGTTTCAACCGTGTTCCGGCACCTGCGGCCAAAATCATGGCTTTCATCGATTACCTCCTATCTTTTGGTCAATCTGATATTCTTGAAAACAACTAGCACTCCAATTGCCAGAAGCACCAGGCCAACGAAGATTCCTAGAGCTTTTGGTGCTACATTCATTAACACGAAAAACACGGAAATGGCTGCGAGAAGGAAGGCGGCGAACAGCAGACCTGAATCCTTCTTCTCCTCTGCAATGAAAATCTGGAAGAGACCCACGGCAGGGGCCATTATGAACAGAGCCCAGCCTCCAGCGGCTATGAAACTCGGGAAAATTACGTTCAGAGTCAATATCAACGAGACAACAAGCAATATGCCTCCAGGCACGAACAGCCCTTTTTCACCTCCTGTAGCGGCCCTGTACTCCATGAAAATAGCCGGTACCCATACGAAGAGCAACCAGAGATTTACGGTGAAGGAAGGTAAGAGTATTATCAGCAGACCGAACAGCACCATGATTGAACCTATAGCTATTCTGAACAGCGTTTCCTTGTTCACTACAATCGCCTCCAATAGTTTCGATCATCGGAATTATATCAAGTCAGAAGCGGCACACAAAAGCGCAAAAACACTGCTTATACTTCAATATTTCCTTTGCAAGTAATATGTTGTACATCGATCCTGATTATACAGGTTGTATTCAAAGACCCTTTCAATACTTCTTCACTTTCTTTTTCGAAATCGGGTGAAAACTTTTCGACGATTTTTTTCAGAACGTACAGCTTCTCTGAAGCTTCGGCTACTAAAGAGGCTATTCCATAAGCCACAACACTTTTGTAGTTGGTTGAAAAACTGGATGGAAGTACTTCAACGGAATCCACAACGCAAAAAGAAACCTTGTTGCTGAATAGTATATTGCTTATCTTGTGGCCTTCGCAGGCGCTATGAAAGTATATGTGGCCGTCATCAAATACGTAGTTAAGTGGAGTGCCGTAGGGATAGCCATCTTCTCCTATGGTTGAAAGGACTCCAAAAACACCTCTTTCAAGTATATCTCTACCTTCCTCAAGTGAGAGCTTTTTATCGTGTCTCCTTAGTTTTTTGAACAAGTCACACCTTCCTATCGGCGCAAACCGGAAAATTTGATACGTGAGAGCCGTACCTTTTATTACATTATAGACTGAAGTGGTATACTCGAGTTGAATCGGCAAAATCAGTCGTTTCGAATTCTTCTCGCGTTTGTGTCATCCTCGATCGCACTCAAAAGAAGGGGGTGCTTACGGATGAGGAAAGCCCGTTTGTTGTTGTTTTCAATTTTCTTTTTGATCTTCTTTTTCACCAGCTGTCCATTGAAAAACACTTTCACGCTCACCATGCAGAAGGAAGGTAACGGAACCACCGATCCGACCATAGGGACTCATCAGTTCGGTAAAAACGTAAACGTAACTGTCAGGGCATACCCCGATTCCGGCTGGGAATTCGATAGCTGGGAGGGCGGGGTAGCCGCACCGGATGCGACGGAAACCACAATTTTCATGGATAGAGATAGAACTGTAAAAGCGAAATTCGTCGAAATAAACCAAATCGGGAAGGTTATTGAAAAGCTGGACCCCTCGGTACCACTCAGTTTTTACCATGCAGAAGAGCTTCTACCTCTATTGGAAGACAACATCGATAAGTTCCTCCAACTACTCTCTCAAGGAAGCTATCTGGAAAGATGGGCGGCCGCATATGCTTTCCAGAGAAGCCTGCTGGACAACAGTACGCTCGAAGAGCTGGAGGATTATCTTTCCGATCCTGACCCCACGATAAAGGCTCTTATAGCCGTAGCTTTCTTGCTCAACGGAGATGAAAAGGGGAAAGCCGTGCTGGAGGGGATGCTTGCAGACGATAATCCTATGAACTTTTCGGTACCACCGCAGAGATTGTCGGATTTCTCTCTTGTTATCTTGAATAACTACTATCCGCTGGAGTATCCACTAGCTGGATACGAAGAGCAGACTACCAGTGTGACGGGAGGGCCATGCGACTATACAGTAACGGTCACGGCGGTCTTTCATGGCGCGGGCGCTACCGATACTCTCGTGGAGACCTGGGAGACTCAGGCCGAGGAGATCTGGAACGGCCCGACCGGTTCTAGGGAGTGGGGAAACGGTTGTTGCACGGTTACCTTCGATTTCGATTTCGATGTACTCGAAGAAGGTGAAGACCCCCCCGAAGGAGTCCATGTTATCGAAGTTAAAGATGTCAGCAGTGCTCACACTTCGTGGGTTGCGACGCCCCTCCCGACACCCGGTTCAACCGAAACAACGACCGGAGAGTGGGACAACCTCGATAGCGGACCGGTAGTAGCCCACGAAATAGGACACCTGATGGGACTCGACGACGAATATCATTACGACGAAGATGGAAATTACGTCAACGACAACCCCCAGCCGGAAGGAAGCCCTCCTAGCATCATGGCGCAGACCTGGAATGGCGCTCAACCGCTAACGCAGCATATGGATGCGATTATGGCGGCCGCCGATATCCAGTGCGAATGCGATTACTCCATGACGATCACCCCTGAGTACGATATCAACATCTCACCGGGAGTTCATACCGTCGAGGTAACCGTTGTCAGGGCAGATGGGACTCCGGCCAAAGGAACCACGGTGACTTTCACCGTGATAGGCAATCCCAACATCGAAGACACGGAAGTAAAAACGGGCGAAGATGGAAAGGCTTCGTTCACTTATTTTCGTGAATTCTGCTATACCAACGAAGATGAAGTAGAAGCCTGGGCAAAATGCAACGCACACGCAATGGCTCTAAAACAATGGATAAGTTTGAGCTGGATTTTACCGGGGTTTATCTCGCCGTACAACGGTCAGATGGATTTTCCCTATTCGACTCCTCTGATAATTCTCTTTGAAATAGAACCAAAAAGCGCCGAAGAGGCCGAAAACCTCGAATTTTTCGTCAAACTCTTTCGCGGTGAAATAGAACTATTCGCGTGGAAGGGTAAAGAAACTGCGGTGGAGACGGGCCTTTTGCTCGAACCGGGAACGGAATACAGAATAGAGATCACACCTGTTTCGGGTCCTCCGGAGACTGAGGGCAACATGGTGATCTGTACTTTCACTACCGCTGATTTCACGACCGATTGAGTAAAGATATCTGATGAAGTCGAGTGAATGAGCAAAAATCAACGTCCATTTGAAACGGGGAAAGGAAATTTCAAGAGAAAATTATGAGAGAGTCCTGCAAGCCGCCAGGTGATGTAAAATTCAACTGGAGGTGAGATTATTATGAAGAAGATAGTCCTTCGTTTGATTATCGGTGTAATCATTGGGGTCATCTCGTGGGGAGTCGTTTCCTTGATTCTCAGTGAAGGCCTCGGCGAGAGTTTTTCCTCGATCACTGAAATCGAGAACGTGAAAGTACTTATGGAGATAGATAAGGACGGCCTGTTGACGGTAACCGAAACGATCGACTACCGTTTCAAAAAACCTTACAGGGGAATATACAGAGAACTTCCGGCCGATCGGGCGGGAAGCCTTTACAGCGAGATCGAAGTTACCGCTACCGGTAAAGAAATAAAATATATAGAACGCATGGGAGGCGCGAGTTCCAGGTCAATCAGATTGTGGTTCGTGCCTTACAACTCCTCCAGCGTAGAACCCTCCGTTGGTGAGGATCGTGTAACTGTCACTTACCGCTACACGGTCAGAAGGGCAGTAGAGATCGGTACAGATGTCGCACAGATTTTCAGAAAAATCTGGGGCGAGGATACGGCCAGCTGGGTGAAGAGTGTAAATGCTACGATCACTTTCCCAGAAGATATGCAAATCACGAATTTCTACACTCATCCGGCCGTCGTTGTGACAAGATCGGGGAATGTATTCGAGCTGGAGATGAAAAATGTCCCTCCGAAATCTTACGTCGAATTCAGAGCCGTAGTACCGCTCCAGGCAACATCGACGATGAAGCAGGTGAATTTGGCCACGGGGGGAGCTTTCGACAGCAAATTCCTAGAAAGCGCCGAAAGAAAGGACTCTCTTCTCAGGATAGTCTCTCAATGGGTTGTACCGATTGCAGTAGTGCTGTTAACACCTTTTGTGTTGCTCATCGCGTTTCGAAAATATGGCAGGGAACACGAAGTGGGATACTTCGGAGAATACGAACGCGAATTACCGACCGACGACGCTGCCGATGTTGTGAACGCAGCGGTGAAGAATATGGCCGGAGTAGTAGATAACGACGGTATAGGTTCGGCGATGATGGAGCTGTACAGGAAGAACTACATAGACTTTGAAAGGGGAAAGGGTGACAAAGTCGATGGAATAATCATTAAAAGCAGAGATTCTTCAGCTCTGAGGCCAACGGAGGCTGCCTTTCTGAAGTTTCTCGACAAGTACGACGAAAATGATCTCTTCGATTTTTCAGATGTAAAGAAAAAAGCTACAAAAAGCCAGTCAAAAGCCAGAGCCTTCACTTCTGATCTAGGTGTTTACAAAGACAAGGTGAACAACACAGTAAAATCGAAAGGGCTCCTTGACACAAGGGGCAACTCTATAGCCAAAGGCTACTCTACACTGATGCTTCTACTTTCGATATTGATGCTTATAGTACATTCGAACCCGGCAATCTCTCATCTGCGTTTATTTTCACTTGTGTTCTACGGAGTTCTGTGGACTACAAGTTTCGTCGTTTTCATGATGCCCAGAGATGTTTTCGGTCGTTGGACGCCTGAGGGAAGAGTTTTCTACCTTAAATGGATGGGCTTTAAGAAATATCTAGAGGATTACTCGCTGCTCAATGAGAAACCACCCGAATCTATAATCCTCTGGGAAGAGTATCTGGTTTACGCGACGGCTTTGGGTATAGCCGATACTGTGAGAAAGAATCTAAACAGGATAGTTCCCGAAGATATCTGGCGCGATCAGAGTAGCCATCCCTTAATTTACTACCCGGTGACGGCTTACGCAATCAATTCTTTCAACACTCTCACTACATCGGTCAGGGCGGCTTCCTCGAGCGGTTCTGGCGGCGGAGGTTTCGGCGGAGGGGGCTCCGGTGGAGGCGGAGGTGGAGGCGGAACTGGTGGATTCTGATTCATCGTCCAAATAAAGAATTTAGCGCGGCCAAAATCGGCCGCGCTTTTTTCAAAGCCGTGTCACATGAAGAAAGGTCCGGCTGGGAAGATCGATCCAAAGACAAGGGATACGACCGACATCAATTTGATAAGTATATCCATGGAAGGGCCAACGGTATCCTTGAGAGGATCGCCGACAGTATCTCCTACGACGGCTGCCTCGTGTGTGGGTGTACCCTTACCGCCAAACTCCCCGGTCTCAATGTATTTCTTTGCGTTATCCCAGGCTCCACCGGAATTGGCGGTGAAGAGAGCTATCATTATTGCACTTGCCAGCCCGCCCATTAGAAGTCCGGCAACTGCAGACCTTCCGAACAAAAGACCGATTATGAAAGGTGAGGCGATGGCTACTACTCCGGGAGTAAGCATTCTACTCACTGCCCCCTTGGTAGTTATCTCGATACATCTCTTGTAATCGGGTACCGCATCTCCAGTCTTGATATTTGGGTTCTCCTTGAACTGTCTTCTGATTTCCACGATCATTAAATTGGCCGTGTCTGAGACACCTTTTATCAAAAGCGAGGTGAAGAAGAAGGGAAGCATAGAGCCTATCAATATTCCTATCAAAGTGTATGGTTCAACCAGGTTGATAATCGGGTTGTTCACAATTTCGTTGGCCGTATCGGCGGCCCCCCAGATGTATGAGACGATCAGCGCAAGGGCGGCGAAGGCTGCCGAGCCAATAGCGAACCCCTTGCCTATGGCTGCTGTGGTGTTTCCAACGGAGTCCAGTCTGTCGGTCAGTTTTCTGACCTTCGGGTCGAGGTTGGCCATCTGAGCTATACCACCTGCGTTATCTGCAACCGGTCCGTAGGAATCGACCGAAACTATGTAACCTACAAACGACAACATTCCCAATGCGGCTATGGCGATTCCATAGACCCCAGCCGACCAGTAGGCCCCAAGTATGGCCAGGGCGAGCGTTATGACCGGCCAGATAGTACTTCCCATACCCAGCGCCAGACCGCCGGTGATGTTTATCGCGACACCGCTCTGGGTGTCTCTAGCAAGTTTCTTTGTAGGTTTGTATTGGTCAGAAGTGTAGTACTCGCTCAGCTTGGAAATTATAATACCGGCAACAAGGCCCGACGCAATGGCGAAGAATAACCTCCATTTTGAAACGAAGCCCGGACCGATGATGAAGGAGTCTTTGAAGGGATAATCCGGTGCGGCTATACCTATGACGACTGCTACCGATACCAGAACTAGCCCGCCAGTGAAAAAATTCCCGAAGCTGAGACTTTTCTGTGCATCTTTGGTTTTCATGTTGGCTACAACTAGAACCCCTACGAGCGATGCTAGAACTCCGACGCCAGCTATTAGGACAGGAAGGAGTATTAGACCGTAATACTGAGTTTCGGTCATTGTGCCGTGATCGGCGAATTTCATGAAGATTGCCAGAACTATTGCCGAAACGACCGAGGCCACATAGGATTCAAGAATATCCGCTCCGAGTCCGGCGACGTCTCCCACGTTGTCTCCAACGTTATCGGCGATGGTTGCTGGGTTTCTTGGGTCATCCTCGTCTATATGTTCCTCTATCTTACCGACTAGATCGGCGCTCATATCGGCGGCTTTGGTGTACATGCCACCACCAACTCTATCAAAGAGCGCGATCATACTGGCCCCGAGAGAATAGGAGCTGATGATCATGACCCCATCTATATAGGATATCGAACCGAAGGCTCTAGAAAGGTCGGTAATGTTCTCGAAAAGGAAAGAGTCCTTGAAAATCAACATGAGCAAAGCCAGACCAGTTAAAGAAAAACCAGCGACTGCCAAACCCATGACCGAGCCACTGGAAAAGGCCACTTTGAAAGCGCTAGAAAGTCCCTTTTCTGCCCCGGCAGCGACCCTAGTGTTGGCTCTCGTGGCGGCGTACATACCTATAACCCCCGCTAACTCCGAGACAAGAGCTCCAAAAAGCAATGCGATAGGATACTTGAAAGACTGGAATATTACTCCCAGAACGGCCGCTATAATAACGGCCACTAGAAAGATCTTTCTTGCTTCCTCTTCGAGAAAGGCAGATGCTCCTTCCTGAATGTATCTTGAAAGCTGTTGCATCTTGTCGTTTCCAGGAGAGTAGCCGAGAGTTCTCTTCAACATAACAAATGCGAATAGCGTAGAGATAATACCTGCTACAAGTGGTAAGTACAAAGCGTTCATCTGTTTCCCTCCCATATTTCGACTATGTGAAGCTATTTATAATGATGAAAAATCAAAAATCCCAGCCAATATCCCACCGTTCGACGGCATCGCTCGGAATCCTCTCTATGAAGTCGTGTCCACTCCTGAATACGTATCTATTACCAATCGTTGGACGTGATCTGCCACCCTTTTGCCTCATGATGTACAGATAGTCCTTTGCTCTGGTTGCTGCAACATAGAATATCCTTTGCTCTTCTTCAAGAGAACCTTCTATTATGGCCATAGAGTTGGGGAAATCACCGGGATTAACTGCCAAAATGAAAACGACATCCCATTCTAGTCCCTTCGCCTGATGAACGGTAGTAAGAACTATAGAAGGGTCACGCTGCCCGGACTCCTTCTCGATATCTATCTTCTCGCTAACCGCGAGGTCTTCAAGCATATCTGCGAGCGAACCGTACCTACCGGCTATTTCCATAAGCCTTTCTATATCTAAACGTCTCTCTCTCGCATCTGGATATTTTTCATCCAGATAATCCGCATAGAAGCTCTCGTAGAACCTCTTTATAACTTCCGCTGGAAGTGCATCCGGTTCGAGGCTCTCGAGAAGACTAATAAGATTTTCAAGTCTAGCCCTGTTGCTCGTATGAGACCTTATAACTTCAACCTGAAGATGGCCATCGTTAACTGCTGCAGATATCTCCTGTATTATCCGGAAAGCTATAGTGTTTCCCACTCCGGGGTAGAGTCTGAGTACCCTTCCCCAGGAAATCTGGTCCAGAGGGTTCTGAATAACCTTCATAATCGCCAGTACATCCTTCACATGAGCCGTTTCGGTGAATCTGGGACCGGAGAAGAGAGTGTAGTTCATTTTTCTTTTATCTAGTTCCATTTGGAGTTCAAGTGAATGAAAGTGAGATCTGTACAGAACGGCTATCCTATCCGGATCGATCCCGTCGTCTATATGTTCCTGAATACGCTGGGCTACGAAAGAGGCTTCCTCAAGGTTATCCCAGGTTTCTGCTATCACAGGAACCGGTCCATCAAGTCTCACTGCTCTCAGTTCCTTCTCTATAGAGTTTTCAGGGAAGATCCCATTAACCAATCTAACTATCTGTGGGGTGGAACGGTAGTTGGTCTGTATTTTGAAGATCTGAGAATCCTTCATGTTCAGGAAATCGTAAACGTTTTCGAATCTGGCTCCTCTGAATGAGTAGATAGACTGGGCATCGTCACCTACCACAATCAGATTCCCGTGGACAGAGGAAAGCATTTCAACCAGCCTGAATTGAAGTATATTGGTGTCCTGAAACTCATCGACCAGGATCCATTTGAACCTTTGTGATTCATGGGCAAGAATTGATGGATTCTCGTTGAAAAGCTTCAGGGCCATCAGTAGAAGATCGTCGTAATCGACGCAGTTCTGGGCCGCTTTTTCCTTGACATAACGCTTCCAGATCTCCTCGATCTCGTCGTAAGAACCTAAAAATTTCCTGTTCTGTCTCACTATCGATTCTCTTAGAGAGGCTAGAACATTAACCGAGTAAGAATAAATGCTCTGCAAAACACCCGCAGATGGTAGCGTGGAAGTGTTAATTGCTTTGCGCTCTTCCAGAAGTTCTGTTCTGCAGTGCTTTATCAAATCTTTTGAGTCTTCTCTGTCGAGTATAGTGAAGTTCTCTTTCAGACCAGCTGCAGCCGAGTATTTTCTGAGGAAGTAATTGCAGATATGGTGGAAAGTACCGGCTAGCATTCCCTTCAAATCCGAGCCGCTGGTTCTTCTGGCTCTCTCGATCATCTCTCTAGAAGCGGCTCTTGTAAAGGTTACAAGCAGCATATTTTCGGGATTAATTCCTTTGCTGACCAGGTAGGCAATTTTGTAGGTAATTACCCTTGTCTTTCCCGAACCGGGGCCGGCAACTATCAAAGAACGCCCAGAGGATTCTGCAACGGCCTTCAGTTGTTCTTCATCGAGTCCTTCGCTCACAAAAGTTGGAATGTCCCCGCTTTTAAGTGTATACTTTTTCATAACAAACCCGCAGCTCCCTTCTGCCAAATTTTACCATAATCAAGAATCACCTTCAGTGTCGAATAATGCGGTAAAAGTCATTCCTGACATTTGTCTTTTAGTGGCCGGCAGGTCCGTTAAAGATCGCGGAAAATTCTCTTTCACCCTAGATGAGAAGAGTTTGCCCAATCCACCAGTTCGATTGATGGGAATTGCGCACCATTGTTGACCCTCACAGTAGTAATTGAGCAGTTTCCGATTCCATAGGAAGGTCTTGAGAAGAACTCCCTGATATCTATTCCACTGCACAAGAAAGGAAGAGTCATGGTCAGGAACCCTCCGTGACTCACCAGCAGAACCTCGCCAACATGGTTTTCACTCACAACAATATCGATGGCCTTCTTCATTCTGCCAATTATCTCCAGATGATTTTCTCCACCCGGAATTTTCTCGCTGGAATTTCCGGTGATCCACTGAAGCATAAGCCTCATAAAAGTCGCTTCGGCTTCTCCAGAAATAGGTCGTCCTTCAAGCTCCCCGACACTGAATTCTCTTATCTCATCCAGCACCACAGACTCTATACCCAGCTTTTTTTCAACTATCGCGGCACTTTGTCGTGCCCGCAGAATCGGTGAAGTGTATATTCTTTTTATATTTTTCAGAGCTAACAGTTCGGCTGTCAAAGAGACCTGTGCTCTGCCTTCCTCGGTCAAAGGATATCCATCGTCGCCGTTGGCAAAGATTCTCTCTAAATTAGCCTGGCTCTGACCATGACGCATTAAATATACTGTCAGCATAATTTCCTCCAGAGTTTTCTTCATTCACTAATAATGATAACAGCCTGAAAAACAATCTGCATATGGGGTGTTCCTGAATGAGTTTCAAAAAATTAGAAAGAAATTTTTTCTATTTGGTTCGCTGGAATAGCAGATAAGCTTTTTTAGAATAAAAATCAATAAGTAAGTATAAATAGTCTTAACTGGCCAAAACGAGTGATAAATGGATTTGTGTAGTTCTCATTTTAGTGGTATATTATGGTAGAAATTTTTTTCGGAGGTGAGTCTTGACATTCAACAGCGACCTGCTGGGAAGAATACAGCGCGAAAGCGATGATTTCACTCCAACGATGAAAAGAATTGCTGATGCGATACTCGAAAATCCCTCAGAAGCGGTGAATCTTTCAATTACTCAACTTATGAACAAGTCACGTGTAGGTAGCGAATCTACGATCGTGAGATTTTACCGGCAGTTGGGTTTCGAAAGTTTTCATGAATTCAAAGTGACTATGGCTGCCGAAATCGCAGGTTCCTCTTTTTATCATCCTTACGAAGATATAAGGATCGACGATACACCCGGAGCAGTAGTGAAGAAAATCTTCAACGGGTGCATAATGGCGCTTAAAGAAAACATGGAGAAAATATCCAGTCAGGTGATAACCGAAGCCGTTGAACTGATTGAGAAAAGCAGAAGAATAATATGCATTGGTTATGGAGTTTCCGGTTCGATAGCCAACAACCTCTCTTTCAAACTC
This portion of the Mesotoga infera genome encodes:
- a CDS encoding InlB B-repeat-containing protein; this encodes MRKARLLLFSIFFLIFFFTSCPLKNTFTLTMQKEGNGTTDPTIGTHQFGKNVNVTVRAYPDSGWEFDSWEGGVAAPDATETTIFMDRDRTVKAKFVEINQIGKVIEKLDPSVPLSFYHAEELLPLLEDNIDKFLQLLSQGSYLERWAAAYAFQRSLLDNSTLEELEDYLSDPDPTIKALIAVAFLLNGDEKGKAVLEGMLADDNPMNFSVPPQRLSDFSLVILNNYYPLEYPLAGYEEQTTSVTGGPCDYTVTVTAVFHGAGATDTLVETWETQAEEIWNGPTGSREWGNGCCTVTFDFDFDVLEEGEDPPEGVHVIEVKDVSSAHTSWVATPLPTPGSTETTTGEWDNLDSGPVVAHEIGHLMGLDDEYHYDEDGNYVNDNPQPEGSPPSIMAQTWNGAQPLTQHMDAIMAAADIQCECDYSMTITPEYDINISPGVHTVEVTVVRADGTPAKGTTVTFTVIGNPNIEDTEVKTGEDGKASFTYFREFCYTNEDEVEAWAKCNAHAMALKQWISLSWILPGFISPYNGQMDFPYSTPLIILFEIEPKSAEEAENLEFFVKLFRGEIELFAWKGKETAVETGLLLEPGTEYRIEITPVSGPPETEGNMVICTFTTADFTTD
- a CDS encoding histidine phosphatase family protein, which translates into the protein MLTVYLMRHGQSQANLERIFANGDDGYPLTEEGRAQVSLTAELLALKNIKRIYTSPILRARQSAAIVEKKLGIESVVLDEIREFSVGELEGRPISGEAEATFMRLMLQWITGNSSEKIPGGENHLEIIGRMKKAIDIVVSENHVGEVLLVSHGGFLTMTLPFLCSGIDIREFFSRPSYGIGNCSITTVRVNNGAQFPSIELVDWANSSHLG
- a CDS encoding pyridoxamine 5'-phosphate oxidase family protein yields the protein MFKKLRRHDKKLSLEEGRDILERGVFGVLSTIGEDGYPYGTPLNYVFDDGHIYFHSACEGHKISNILFSNKVSFCVVDSVEVLPSSFSTNYKSVVAYGIASLVAEASEKLYVLKKIVEKFSPDFEKESEEVLKGSLNTTCIIRIDVQHITCKGNIEV
- a CDS encoding ATP-dependent helicase — encoded protein: MKKYTLKSGDIPTFVSEGLDEEQLKAVAESSGRSLIVAGPGSGKTRVITYKIAYLVSKGINPENMLLVTFTRAASREMIERARRTSGSDLKGMLAGTFHHICNYFLRKYSAAAGLKENFTILDREDSKDLIKHCRTELLEERKAINTSTLPSAGVLQSIYSYSVNVLASLRESIVRQNRKFLGSYDEIEEIWKRYVKEKAAQNCVDYDDLLLMALKLFNENPSILAHESQRFKWILVDEFQDTNILQFRLVEMLSSVHGNLIVVGDDAQSIYSFRGARFENVYDFLNMKDSQIFKIQTNYRSTPQIVRLVNGIFPENSIEKELRAVRLDGPVPVIAETWDNLEEASFVAQRIQEHIDDGIDPDRIAVLYRSHFHSLELQMELDKRKMNYTLFSGPRFTETAHVKDVLAIMKVIQNPLDQISWGRVLRLYPGVGNTIAFRIIQEISAAVNDGHLQVEVIRSHTSNRARLENLISLLESLEPDALPAEVIKRFYESFYADYLDEKYPDARERRLDIERLMEIAGRYGSLADMLEDLAVSEKIDIEKESGQRDPSIVLTTVHQAKGLEWDVVFILAVNPGDFPNSMAIIEGSLEEEQRIFYVAATRAKDYLYIMRQKGGRSRPTIGNRYVFRSGHDFIERIPSDAVERWDIGWDF
- a CDS encoding sugar phosphate nucleotidyltransferase, yielding MKAMILAAGAGTRLKPLTNKIPKPMLPIIEKPVIEFIIELLARHEVRDIMINISHLGWVMQNYLKSGYRYGVRIGYSFEGHFEKGQLIAEPVGSAGGMRRIQDSSAFFDETFIVVCGDAIIDFDLKTALDFHNSRGSIATILTKEVPNEQVSNYGIVVSDSYGRVGSFQEKPSLEKAGSNMANTGIYIFEPSVFKYIPSGTFYDIGSQLLPDLVKRKESVYSFTTEIDWFDIGRNSDYLSILGQALQGKIKGFKPSGKEITSGLWKGIGTIVEKTAKIITPVFIGANTKIERNVRLEGPTMVGSNCELCEGVDLSNVFVGDYTRIKAGFKGKNILITPDFFIRSDGSTGLISEGPYAELISDTRNLDIR
- a CDS encoding sodium-translocating pyrophosphatase encodes the protein MNALYLPLVAGIISTLFAFVMLKRTLGYSPGNDKMQQLSRYIQEGASAFLEEEARKIFLVAVIIAAVLGVIFQSFKYPIALLFGALVSELAGVIGMYAATRANTRVAAGAEKGLSSAFKVAFSSGSVMGLAVAGFSLTGLALLMLIFKDSFLFENITDLSRAFGSISYIDGVMIISSYSLGASMIALFDRVGGGMYTKAADMSADLVGKIEEHIDEDDPRNPATIADNVGDNVGDVAGLGADILESYVASVVSAIVLAIFMKFADHGTMTETQYYGLILLPVLIAGVGVLASLVGVLVVANMKTKDAQKSLSFGNFFTGGLVLVSVAVVIGIAAPDYPFKDSFIIGPGFVSKWRLFFAIASGLVAGIIISKLSEYYTSDQYKPTKKLARDTQSGVAINITGGLALGMGSTIWPVITLALAILGAYWSAGVYGIAIAALGMLSFVGYIVSVDSYGPVADNAGGIAQMANLDPKVRKLTDRLDSVGNTTAAIGKGFAIGSAAFAALALIVSYIWGAADTANEIVNNPIINLVEPYTLIGILIGSMLPFFFTSLLIKGVSDTANLMIVEIRRQFKENPNIKTGDAVPDYKRCIEITTKGAVSRMLTPGVVAIASPFIIGLLFGRSAVAGLLMGGLASAIMIALFTANSGGAWDNAKKYIETGEFGGKGTPTHEAAVVGDTVGDPLKDTVGPSMDILIKLMSVVSLVFGSIFPAGPFFM
- a CDS encoding DUF2207 domain-containing protein; translation: MKKIVLRLIIGVIIGVISWGVVSLILSEGLGESFSSITEIENVKVLMEIDKDGLLTVTETIDYRFKKPYRGIYRELPADRAGSLYSEIEVTATGKEIKYIERMGGASSRSIRLWFVPYNSSSVEPSVGEDRVTVTYRYTVRRAVEIGTDVAQIFRKIWGEDTASWVKSVNATITFPEDMQITNFYTHPAVVVTRSGNVFELEMKNVPPKSYVEFRAVVPLQATSTMKQVNLATGGAFDSKFLESAERKDSLLRIVSQWVVPIAVVLLTPFVLLIAFRKYGREHEVGYFGEYERELPTDDAADVVNAAVKNMAGVVDNDGIGSAMMELYRKNYIDFERGKGDKVDGIIIKSRDSSALRPTEAAFLKFLDKYDENDLFDFSDVKKKATKSQSKARAFTSDLGVYKDKVNNTVKSKGLLDTRGNSIAKGYSTLMLLLSILMLIVHSNPAISHLRLFSLVFYGVLWTTSFVVFMMPRDVFGRWTPEGRVFYLKWMGFKKYLEDYSLLNEKPPESIILWEEYLVYATALGIADTVRKNLNRIVPEDIWRDQSSHPLIYYPVTAYAINSFNTLTTSVRAASSSGSGGGGFGGGGSGGGGGGGGTGGF